A window from Purpureocillium takamizusanense chromosome 3, complete sequence encodes these proteins:
- a CDS encoding uncharacterized protein (EggNog:ENOG503P3I3~COG:S), which produces MDLTAQFRASLLAQSFPPPSTTFLTSLLATRSPPPPLPSLLATAKARLLACDLTTSTSVDRAMLAALPSTTTASSSSSSSSSSNNNNNHANRNSAITNNNNAPVASAAAAAKEIRIQRDVHVQVLDVENLSASRWEQVEELEAVARGERTRGRQVVRVVPADDDDGTTDASQTQTQTQTTTSTTTTTTTSQARGAAGSGIPTATAAVPAGPNATHRLVLQDHQGNRIYAVELRRVDRIAVGRTGIGEKMVLRAGTVISRGSVLLTPETCTVLGGRVEAWHEAWLQGRLARLKEAVGGGDGPR; this is translated from the coding sequence ATGGACCTCACCGCCCAGTTCcgcgcctccctcctcgcgcagtccttcccccctccctccacaaCCTTCCTcacctccctcctcgccacgcgctccccccctccaccgCTCCCTTCCCTGCTCGCCACCGCAAAggcccgcctcctcgcctgcgacctcaccaccagcacctcTGTCGACCGCGCGatgctcgccgcgctgccctccaccaccaccgcctcgtcgtcatcatcctcctcgtcctctagcaacaacaacaataatCACGCCAACAGAAACAGCGCCATCACAAACAACAATAACGCACCGGtagcatcagcagcagcggcggcaaaggaAATCAGGATCCAGCGCGACGTCCACGTCcaggtcctcgacgtcgagaacctcagcgccagccgctgggagcaggtcgaggagctcgaggccgtggccAGGGGCGAGCGCACCCGCGGGAGGCAGGTCGTGCGCGTGgtgcccgccgacgacgatgatgggaCCACCGACGCGAgccagacgcagacgcagacgcagacaacgacgagcaccactaccaccaccaccacctcacaGGCCAGAGGTGCTGCGGGAAGTGGTATtccaacagcaacagccgcaGTCCCCGCGGGACCGAACGCGACGCACCGCCTCGTGCTGCAAGACCACCAGGGCAACCGCATCTACGCCGtggagctgcggcgcgtGGACCGCATCGCCGTGGGCAGGACGGGCATCGGGGAGAAGATGGTtctgcgggcgggcaccgTGATTTCGCGCGGCAGCGTGTTGCTCACGCCCGAGACGTGCACGGTTCTGGGCGGCAGGGTCGAGGCGTGGCACGAGGCGTGGCTGCAGGGCCGTCTGGCGAGGTTGAaggaggcggtgggcggcggcgacgggccgcgcTGA